One genomic region from Hyalangium ruber encodes:
- a CDS encoding methyltransferase domain-containing protein: MSGYLMESEAEARRLAEQAKALPVHGHLITTGLAPGMKALDAGCGPGIISAVMGERVGPQGSVLGVDLHPQRLAEARAHCAALPQCSFKQGDVRKMDLPSDTFDYVWCQFVLEYLPDPQGALAELIRVTRPGGRVVVSDVDGMGQLNWPFPAELEADGRKFAAVVAAAGFDLHVGRKMFHFYRKAGLEQIRVHLAPTWLVAGAADARLLDDWRQRFATLEPLMVPAFGGKEAYSAFCERYLGLLSDPDALKYSVLLITEGQKR; this comes from the coding sequence TTGAGTGGTTACCTGATGGAGTCGGAGGCGGAGGCTCGGCGGCTCGCGGAGCAGGCGAAGGCGCTGCCAGTACACGGTCACCTGATCACCACGGGCCTGGCCCCGGGCATGAAGGCCCTGGATGCCGGCTGTGGCCCCGGAATCATCTCCGCCGTCATGGGAGAGCGGGTCGGCCCCCAAGGGAGCGTGCTGGGGGTGGATCTGCACCCACAGCGGCTCGCCGAGGCGCGAGCCCACTGTGCCGCGCTGCCCCAGTGCTCGTTCAAGCAGGGCGATGTCCGGAAGATGGATCTGCCCTCCGACACGTTCGACTACGTGTGGTGTCAGTTCGTCCTCGAGTATCTGCCCGACCCGCAGGGTGCGCTGGCGGAGCTCATCCGCGTGACTCGCCCGGGTGGCCGGGTTGTCGTCTCCGATGTGGACGGTATGGGTCAGCTCAACTGGCCTTTCCCTGCGGAGCTCGAGGCGGACGGTCGCAAGTTCGCGGCGGTGGTCGCGGCCGCCGGATTCGATCTCCACGTGGGACGCAAGATGTTCCATTTTTACCGCAAGGCGGGCCTGGAGCAGATCCGAGTACACTTGGCGCCCACGTGGCTCGTGGCGGGCGCGGCGGATGCTCGCTTGCTCGACGACTGGCGCCAGCGCTTCGCGACGCTCGAGCCGCTGATGGTCCCCGCCTTCGGTGGAAAAGAGGCCTACTCGGCCTTCTGTGAGCGGTACCTGGGGCTGCTGTCCGATCCGGATGCCTTGAAGTATTCTGTGCTCCTGATCACGGAAGGACAGAAGCGTTGA
- a CDS encoding PilZ domain-containing protein: MAEHPWRALQEVLMLAHEQSVLIVHPDPKLREGLVAALAPRQIIAVSSRDDAARTMAERVPDVVLADALEARRFIKDLDRLAPRAMRVFLCPRSQADAMRELVDAAAEGHEFHTVDPTLSVDEVARSLRELLRQRGSTRVPAVGLEASFYVDGEQLRAGCLDVGNEGFLLKLPVDAPIERLPPGTRLFDFRLEREGRVVLRTGGGFVRHIGLERAPGEAYFRVGVQIERAGASIGYVELATIDDMVRVVAVLRRALRRQPTLQCALVQGVRRREDLAATLVENGEGFRPVLRCAKPQQWSVAVGDVVQLVFDLSGKSYRGWASVLRLEPDAFVLSLPRNLALYHRRSSMRFRAGEDQPFAISFVSPLTGERIEHPVMDLHAVGLAFAYDAAREVLPVGLIIDDVSLVLPDGTRAPCHAEVRDNAPLLDHTPGDLARPFRCGMRLLNVLPEARQAVINAFVQASCPQVRDGRSEPFRNIWGLVQAVHLFHPDYPFEEGPHMEVLEDTHHKLATVNEGLARTFVYYDGPKLIGHVSGVRTHSRTWMMQHLMVLPTVRRGESISRDLSALCVDYAEALEDLQYLRIYWRIQNKWPDRVFGWIARSMHREGLTDLRTLNYTRLAFTQPLRARKELPQVRRATAADLQWLEGHIRARGDVVQLLADDLMAREAELPTLASRYGAHGLKRGRSLFVVDGDDAPIAMALAEEASPGLSWPEMTSAFSYVVPDPLHPRAPEAREALAVRCVDHYREQGKGSALALVQDDEVESLVSLGFRWHCRVAQWTGHRSVTRTWHMLMAAVFERLQDRAARHMGRNEEQAA; the protein is encoded by the coding sequence GTGGCAGAGCACCCTTGGCGCGCGCTTCAGGAGGTGTTGATGCTGGCGCATGAGCAGTCGGTGCTCATCGTTCACCCGGACCCGAAGCTGCGTGAGGGTCTGGTAGCAGCGCTAGCTCCTCGGCAGATCATCGCGGTCTCCTCGAGAGATGACGCGGCCCGCACGATGGCGGAGCGCGTGCCGGATGTGGTGCTCGCCGACGCGCTGGAGGCCCGGCGCTTCATCAAGGATCTGGACCGGCTGGCGCCGCGGGCGATGCGAGTGTTCCTGTGTCCGCGCTCGCAGGCCGACGCGATGCGCGAGCTGGTGGACGCCGCGGCCGAGGGGCACGAGTTCCACACGGTGGATCCGACGCTCTCGGTGGACGAGGTGGCGCGAAGCCTCCGCGAGCTGCTGCGCCAGCGCGGCTCCACGCGCGTGCCGGCGGTGGGGCTGGAGGCCTCCTTCTATGTGGACGGTGAGCAGCTGCGCGCCGGCTGCCTGGACGTGGGCAACGAGGGCTTCCTGCTGAAGCTGCCCGTGGACGCGCCCATCGAGCGGCTGCCACCGGGCACGCGCCTGTTCGACTTCCGGCTGGAGCGCGAGGGGCGCGTGGTGCTGCGCACCGGCGGCGGCTTCGTGCGCCACATCGGCCTGGAGCGCGCCCCCGGGGAGGCCTACTTCCGCGTCGGCGTCCAGATCGAGCGCGCGGGGGCCAGCATCGGCTACGTGGAGCTGGCCACCATCGATGACATGGTGCGCGTGGTCGCCGTGCTGCGTCGCGCGCTGCGGCGCCAGCCCACGCTCCAGTGCGCGTTGGTGCAGGGCGTGAGGCGCCGGGAGGACCTCGCCGCCACACTTGTCGAGAACGGCGAGGGCTTCCGCCCGGTGCTGCGGTGCGCGAAGCCGCAGCAATGGTCCGTCGCGGTCGGGGACGTGGTGCAGCTCGTCTTCGACCTGAGCGGCAAGAGCTACCGGGGCTGGGCCAGCGTGCTGCGCCTCGAGCCGGATGCCTTCGTGCTGTCGCTGCCGCGCAACCTGGCCCTGTACCACCGACGCAGCAGCATGCGCTTCCGAGCGGGGGAGGATCAGCCCTTCGCCATCTCGTTCGTGTCGCCGCTGACCGGCGAGCGCATCGAGCACCCGGTGATGGACCTGCACGCGGTGGGGCTGGCGTTCGCCTACGACGCCGCGCGCGAGGTGCTGCCGGTGGGGCTCATCATCGATGACGTCTCGCTGGTGCTGCCCGACGGCACGCGGGCGCCCTGCCACGCGGAGGTGCGCGACAACGCGCCCCTGCTGGACCACACGCCCGGCGACCTGGCGCGCCCCTTCCGCTGCGGCATGCGCCTGCTCAACGTGCTGCCCGAGGCGCGACAGGCGGTCATCAACGCCTTCGTCCAGGCGAGCTGCCCCCAGGTGCGCGACGGGCGCTCCGAGCCCTTCCGCAACATCTGGGGGCTGGTGCAGGCGGTACACCTGTTCCACCCCGACTATCCCTTCGAGGAAGGGCCGCACATGGAGGTGCTGGAGGACACGCACCACAAGCTGGCCACGGTGAACGAGGGGCTGGCGCGCACCTTCGTCTACTACGACGGGCCCAAGCTCATCGGCCACGTGTCCGGGGTACGCACCCACTCGCGCACGTGGATGATGCAGCACCTGATGGTGCTGCCCACGGTGCGCCGGGGCGAGAGCATCTCCCGCGACCTGTCCGCCCTCTGCGTGGACTACGCGGAGGCGCTCGAGGATCTGCAGTACCTGCGCATCTACTGGCGCATCCAGAACAAGTGGCCGGACCGCGTCTTCGGGTGGATCGCCCGCTCCATGCACCGCGAGGGGCTCACCGACCTGCGGACGCTGAACTACACGCGCCTGGCCTTCACCCAGCCGCTGCGGGCGCGCAAGGAGCTGCCCCAGGTGCGGCGGGCCACGGCGGCGGACCTGCAATGGCTGGAGGGCCACATCCGCGCGCGCGGCGACGTGGTGCAACTGCTGGCAGATGACCTGATGGCCCGCGAGGCGGAGCTGCCCACGCTGGCCTCGCGCTACGGCGCCCATGGGCTGAAGCGCGGGCGCTCCCTCTTCGTGGTGGACGGGGACGACGCGCCCATCGCCATGGCGCTGGCCGAGGAGGCCTCGCCGGGCCTGAGCTGGCCGGAGATGACGTCGGCCTTCTCCTACGTCGTGCCGGATCCGCTGCACCCCCGCGCTCCTGAGGCCCGCGAGGCGCTCGCGGTGCGCTGCGTGGACCACTACCGCGAGCAGGGTAAGGGCTCGGCGCTGGCGCTGGTGCAGGATGATGAGGTGGAGAGCCTGGTGTCGCTGGGCTTCCGCTGGCACTGCCGTGTGGCTCAGTGGACGGGACACCGCAGTGTCACGCGCACCTGGCACATGTTGATGGCCGCCGTCTTCGAGCGCCTGCAAGATCGCGCTGCCCGACACATGGGCCGAAACGAGGAGCAAGCAGCTTGA